The Cydia strobilella chromosome 13, ilCydStro3.1, whole genome shotgun sequence genomic interval agcgtgataaaacggtgtcagtcactttctatcccgcggtgttaaaaagtgacagtaATTTTATCATGTGGATaaaaccatccataatacgcctgcaaTCCAGATGCATTCCTATCATCTACTCTTTGTTACCCATTATTATTCGaatgtttttgtaaaaatgtttcTTTCTTGTTTCAGATCACGTTTCAGATCGTATATTAGAACGAGATGCCGGCTTTGTTTCGGGTGGCGACGACGACGACTCGTGCTCCGGCCCCGCCCACTCCGACGACTCTGGGGTCAGGCTCGTCGAGTCCGACCTGAGGAAGAGAGAGTGCACACCGCCTCTCCTTCCCCCGCCGAAAAAACGACGGCTCGCCTCGAGCGATGAACCGTCAGAAAGCACCAGCCCCTTCAGACCTTGGTCTTTCCCAGAAGAACCTCAAAGAGAACCGCTTTCTTTAGTCAAAAAGAGTGAAACGAGTTTGCTGCGGCAAAGAAGGAGGCCGGTCGAAGCACCTCCACCACCCCTACCTCCGCCAAGCGTCGAACCCACACCCGGCCCGCCTCGAGTACCCCCACATCCAGGCGTCATCGCAGAATCCTCATACACAGATAAATCAAAACCAAGAGAGCAAAGAAACTACAAAAACATGACCAGAGAACGAAGGATAGAAGCCAATGCTAGGGAAAGAACGAGAGTCCACA includes:
- the LOC134746502 gene encoding transcription factor ATOH8 isoform X2; the encoded protein is MSTFISSATTQADAKDRILERDAGFVSGGDDDDSCSGPAHSDDSGVRLVESDLRKRECTPPLLPPPKKRRLASSDEPSESTSPFRPWSFPEEPQREPLSLVKKSETSLLRQRRRPVEAPPPPLPPPSVEPTPGPPRVPPHPGVIAESSYTDKSKPREQRNYKNMTRERRIEANARERTRVHTISAAFDTLRKSVPAYSHNQKLSKLSVLRIACAYIAALSATIDPEADLASAVESVTQTIHTEGKLRKKKDDP
- the LOC134746502 gene encoding transcription factor ATOH8 isoform X1, translated to MSTFISSATTQADAKDHVSDRILERDAGFVSGGDDDDSCSGPAHSDDSGVRLVESDLRKRECTPPLLPPPKKRRLASSDEPSESTSPFRPWSFPEEPQREPLSLVKKSETSLLRQRRRPVEAPPPPLPPPSVEPTPGPPRVPPHPGVIAESSYTDKSKPREQRNYKNMTRERRIEANARERTRVHTISAAFDTLRKSVPAYSHNQKLSKLSVLRIACAYIAALSATIDPEADLASAVESVTQTIHTEGKLRKKKDDP